Proteins from a genomic interval of Trifolium pratense cultivar HEN17-A07 linkage group LG6, ARS_RC_1.1, whole genome shotgun sequence:
- the LOC123890913 gene encoding sucrose nonfermenting 4-like protein has translation MYASVTDRGYEGSVGGSGTILIPSRFVWRHGGRRVFLTGSFTRWSEHIPMSPMEGCPSVFQVICSLMPGYHQYKFNVDGEWRHDIEQPIANGTYGVVNTIYVLREPDILPAILSAETTSRSHMEVDNDVFGHAEANPRMSESDLEVSRRRISEFLSGQTAYELLPESGKVIALDVNLPVKQAFHVLYEQDVSMAPLWDFHSSRFVGVLSAMDFILILKELGNHGSNLTEEQLETHTIAAWKEGKLKQRRALDINGVSDPHCFVHAGPKECLKDVALKVLQNKVSTIPIIHSSPEDGPIPQLLHLASLSGILKCICRHFKHSAGSLPILQLPIGSIPLGTWVPRVGDPNGQPLAMLRPNASLGAALSMFVQAKVSSIPVVDDNDSLLDIYSRSDITALAKDKAYARISLDEISIHQALLLGQDANAPYGLYNGHRCHMCLRSDSLHKVMERLASPGVRRLVIVEAGSKRVEGIISLSDVFRFLLG, from the exons atgtatgctTCGGTAACAGATAGGGGATATGAAGGAAGTGTTGGAGGTTCTGGAACTATTTTGATTCCGAGTCGTTTTGTTTGGCGTCATGGTGGAAGAAGAGTGTTTCTCACTGGTTCTTTCACCAG ATGGTCGGAACATATTCCTATGTCTCCGATGGAAGGATGCCCTTCTGTGTTTCAGGTTATTTGCAGCTTGATGCCAGGATATCATCAG TACAAATTTAATGTGGATGGTGAGTGGCGGCATGATATTGAGCAGCCAATTGCAAATGGGACCTATGGAGTAGTAAATACTATTTATGTATTGAGAGAACCGGATATTTTACCTGCCATCTTAAGTGCTGAAACAACCAGTAGGTCCCACATGGAGGTTGATAATGATGTCTTTGGGCATGCG GAAGCTAATCCAAGGATGTCAGAGTCTGATCTGGAGGTCTCTCGTCGCCGTATATCTGAATTCTTGTCCGGTCAAACTGCATATGAACTGCTTCCCGAATCTGGGAAG GTCATTGCTTTGGATGTAAATTTACCAGTTAAGCAAGCATTCCATGTTCTGTATGAGCAG GATGTATCTATGGCCCCTCTATGGGATTTTCACAGCAGTCGGTTTGTTGGAGTGCTTAGTGCAATGGACTTCATTCTCATATTGAAAGAG TTGGGGAATCATGGATCAAATTTGACTGAAGAACAACTTGAGACTCATACTATAGCAGCCTGGAAAGAGGGAAAATTAAAGCAACGCAGGGCACTTGATATTAATGGGGTATCAGATCCTCACTGTTTTGTTCAT GCTGGGCCCAAGGAATGCCTAAAAGACGTGGCTTTGAAGGTTTTGCAAAACAAGGTGTCAACAATTCCTATCATTCATTCTTCTCCAGAGGATGGACCAATTCCCCAACTGCTGCATCTTGCCTCCCTATCAGGAATTCTAAAAT GTATATGCAGGCATTTTAAGCACTCTGCTGGTTCTTTGCCCATTCTTCAACTTCCTATTGGTTCAATACCTTTGGGTACATGGGTGCCTAGAGTTGGGGATCCAAATGGACAGCCACTCGCAATGCTAAGGCCAAATGCTTCTCTTGGTGCTGCCTTGTCGATGTTTGTCCAAG CTAAAGTTAGCTCAATACCAGTTGTGGATGATAACGATTCATTGCTCGACATATATTCAAGAAG CGATATTACTGCATTGGCTAAAGATAAAGCATATGCTCGAATATCCCTCGATGAAATTAGTATTCATCAG GCATTACTTTTGGGACAAGATGCAAATGCTCCTTATGGGCTTTACAATGGCCACAGATGTCATATGTGTTTGAGGTCTGATTCGTTGCACAAAGTGATGGAGCGGTTGGCTAGTCCTG GGGTTAGGAGACTTGTGATTGTGGAGGCTGGTAGCAAGCGTGTGGAAGGGATTATTTCATTAAGTGATGTTTTCAGATTCTTATTGGGCTAG